The genomic stretch TCCAAGAGATGTTAAGTCCTCAACATGCAATCGTGAAAACGCATATAACAACATATAGCAGGATAATACTGAGGAAGCATCCCTCATTGGATAAATTGCATATATAAATATGATTTTTATTTATAGCGTCGGTCTTTTGAAGCCGGTAGTCCGGAATCAGCAACAAACATTCCAAATATACACCTATTAAAAAGGCGAGTCAATTTCCTTATTCTCGCTTCATCGAGTGGAACAGGCCATGAAGAAAGACGACGATGAACCAGACGATGAGGAAGATGAAGAAAGCCTCGATAAAAATCATACCTGTCTCCTGAGGGTTGAATTGATCTTCATGATTTCATTGTGGATCGCTCTTCTATAGAGGTCATGGAGCGTCCTGGTCTTTTCTCCGGGGATTCCGTTCCCGATTCTAATCTTCCCAATCTCTACGAGAGAGATAATTTCCGCCAGTGAGGATGTCATGAATGCCTCATGGACATCCTTGATTCTCGATACTGCCACCTTCCCCTCGTAGATTTTGAACCCGCTTTGACTCGCTATTCGGATAACCTTTCCCCTCGTGATCCCGGAGAGGATCCCCTGCCCTGGAGAGGGAGTGTATATTACCTTCCCCTTGATGAAGAAGAGATTAGAGAAAGCCCCCTCACAGATATTCCCTTTCTCGTTTAAAAGAATTGCCTCATCGAAACCCTTTCTATTTGCCTCCATTCTCGCCAGAAGATTCTCCATATAATTAAACGTCTTCATTCCCGAAAGTCGCGACCGGCTATTCTTCCTCCATCCAAGGATGATGGCTCTTCCTCCTTGTTCGTGGATGTCTGAAGCGTAAGGAATCTCCCCGGAAACTATAACGGCGTATCGGCTGATCTCAAACGAGGCATCGTTGACTGGAAAGAGGATCTTGACAGATCCTTCCTGAATGGAGCTTTCATTGATCGACCTGTAAATCGTATTCTTCAGTTCTTCACGGGGGAGATCACACTTCAGGCCGAGGATGCTCATTGACCTCTCAGCCCTTTCCAGATGTTCGTCAAGAAAGGGAACAACCGACGAGTAGACCCTCATAGTCTCAAATAGTCCCATCCCATACTGGACAGCGTTAGAGGAAAGCGGGAGCAAAGCCGCGCCCAGCGGCGATGGATTCCCTCTCTCGAAGAAATAGATCGTCTTTTTTCCGGATTCAATCATGCTGATCACTCAAGTCAATTGCCCAATCGAGTCATCTATCAGCGATGCATCATACAGCCTATTCAGACAGAGCGCGGATGGCATTTCGCATTTTATCAAATCATTGTAAGCGAGGAAATGTTCCTATGGAAGAAATTAAGGATAAGAATTTCGTTTTTTCGCTTGCCGCTCTTTTCCCTCTCTGTTGGATGCTCGGCTGTGATCAACTTACGCGATCATCATATTCTTGTAGAAAAATTTAATGGATATGAAAAAATCGTTTCATTCTAATGGATAAGATTTTCCTCTTTGCACTTGGCAGCGCTTGGCTCTGTTTTCCCTGTTTATCCATGCCATCATTAATGTAAACTCCTGTTAGCATATGTCTTTAGAAAAATGATTGTCAGGAGCGAACAAAGGAAGAGAAAGATAGAATCGGTGATCTATTCTTGAGTATTTCTGACGATAGATTCACTACACCTTCCCATCCTTGTTTTCTTCTTTGATTTTATACATCATGTCCCGGGCAAGATTTAAAAATCTACTCTTTAATTCTCCAGCATCTAATTTCACAAGCATATCGACAGGCCATTTTTCTATGTCATCCGGAAAGGCGTCAACTTCCTTGAGAGCCATGCTGAACCAATAAAGATCAAATCCCGGATCTTTCTGTTTTGCTATCGTGATCAATTCTTCAATCGGTCTTGTCTGGAGGATGAAATACAGGTCCACAGCATCCCGTTGTTGCCACCTCCCGAAGAAGGTGAGAACTTTATCCACAATGAGATCCTTATAATCATTGACATTTACGCCAAGACTGGAAAGATGTGGCTCCTCAAATCGAAAGGGGGAATCATAGGCAAGATGCAGACGGATCTTTTCTCCTTCTCTATTGACTTCCAGCTCGACGAACGATTCAAATCGGCGAATAATATTGAATGAGTATTCTTGCATTGACAAGTTTTCCTCAACGATCCTGGAAAAGGGAATGATTAAGTCTTTTTCAGAAGTGAAGAAATCCAGGTCAAAAGAGCGACGATGCCCCAGATAGAATTCAGCCAGAGCTGTACCACCCGTCAGATAAAAGAACGAAGCATCACGGAGCTTACCGAATTCTTTCAGAAGATTCTGCTGAATCACCGTTAATGTCCCCTTACCTTTTAGTAGATTCAAAGTAAAACTCCCAGAACTTTCGAACTCTTTCAGGCAACTGGAGAACTGGAAGAAGAGTTTTGACCTCTTCCCAGTCTAATTCAGCTATATCCTCAGCCCTTCCTTTGGATAGGACCTCTCCAATGTACCACTTCCTTTGCCAGGGATCATTAAGATCGATCTCTTTATTCGTTGACCATACGATGTATCGCTTGGGCTTCATTATATATATTCCTCATTATCGTTTTAATTTTACCAAATAAGGTTAATGTTGGTTAGAATTTCTTTATAAAGGATTCCTATATTAATTTCTCAATATGAATGCGACCTTCTAAGGCATTTGAGAGGATTTTTGTCATGACGCCGCAATATGCCTACTTTATTGCATCAAGCACCTCTTACGGCATCAACCCGTCCTATCGTTTCGAACATTTTCGTGATGGATGCCCTGTCAGCAATATCAACCTTAATCACAGATTTGCTGAAGCTCACCGGAATCACCTCGTGGCGATTCCCGATAGCATGCATGATAGCTCTTTCAATTGTTCCAGTTGCACCGATGAGAATAACTTTCATAGCTTGATCCTCCCTCATAATAGCTATCAGCCGTAAAAAGATATCCTGAACTGCACTCAATTCAGTATAGCATCGAACCGCAGTTTTATAGATAATTGCTAATGTGTCATCTGTCACATTAGTCAAATTCTCTATGGATTTATCTTAACTTTTCTGCTAATCTGCCACTCTATATCCTGAAAATCTGTACGAGATATGGAAGTCATTGGCAGAAGAGTAAAGCCCTTCTTGAAGAAAGCTGAAAACAGAAAGCTCAAAACCTCAGTCCCTCCGGCAAAAAAAAGATAAGCGCTACGCACAAATCGCCTGATTTGACATTGGAACAATGGCAGATAGAGCTCCGGCGGCAATACGCGATTTTGCAGAGCTTCAAAATCAAGAACATTGGCAGCCATCCGGTTTTCTCGGAATTCCTCGTCACGAATCCGGCAACAAAGCGTACCTATCGAGTGGTGATACGCGGTGATGGGCTTGGCCTGAATTATTGCTCCTGTCCCGATTTCGCGGTGAACACCCTGGGAACGTGTAAGCACATTGAATTCACTCTGGCACGATTCAGAAAGAACCGGCGCACTTGCAGTATGCTTAAGAATGGTTATCAGCCTCCTTTTTCGGAAGTTTATTTACTTTACGGCTCCAGGCGCCTTGTGAAATTCTCTGCGGGTTCTGATGCACCGGCAGGACTTCGCCGGCTGGCTTCCAGGTATTTCGATGGCAATAGCGTCCTGCGCGATAAGACTTTCTCCTCTTTGGAGAGCCGATGATGGAACCTGCTCATCCTTTGCAGCCTCTTCTTGAGTCGGCCGCTTCATTTTTAAGGAATCTTGGAACTCTGGTCGCTGCGTCTGGAGGAAGCGGGAAGAATCGCAGTTTCGGTTTGGTCGAGAAGGATGAAAAAACAGGACGATCTTACTTGAAGATTCCTATTCCTGATGAGAATATGTTGAAGGAGGTTACCGCTGCACTTGACCTTTAAATGTCAAAACTTTTGAACGTTACCTAATATTTATGTTGTTTGGTGTAAAGCTGTTATGAGAACAAAGAGGAAAGATATTCGTATAATCATCTAAAAAGGATTCCTGAAGATCAGAACTATGAAAAGGAGATCATAACTTCATGAAAAGGAGAACGAAAATCATCATCGGATCAATCGTGGTTGCAATCATAGCCGCAGTGGTTATCGTTTCGATTCAGTACAGCAAGCCGAAGGGGAAGCAGGTACGCACGACGAAGGTCGAAAAGAAGAATCTCACCTCCCTTGTGACCGCCAATGGGACGATTCAGGCACGAACAAAGGTCGAACTCTCAGCCAACATCATGGGGCAGATCACAGAGCTCAACGTGGAGGAGGGAATGCGGGTCAAGAAGGGCGATCTTCTCCTTGTCATCGATCAGACCCGCTATGCCGCGGCGGTTGATTCTCGCAGGTGGGGCCTTAAAGCTCTTGAAGCAGAGCTTGTCCGGTCCCGCGAAGCGACGGCACAGGCGAGACGTGATCTCGAACGGATCGAGCGCCAGTTCCATGAGAAGATCATTCCGGAAGCCGAATACGACCGTGCGAAGAGTCTCTATGACCAGAATATGGCAACAGAGGAACGGGTGGAAAGGCAAGTGGCTCAGGCGAAAGCGGAGCTGGCGGCCGCCGAAGATGAGCTGACAAAGACGGAGATTCGCGCTCCCATGGATGGCATCGTGACCCGCCGCAATGTCGAGCGTGGTGAAGTTGTGGTGACCGGGACGATGAACAACCCCGGCACGGTCCTCATGACCATCTCTGATATGGCGAGTGTGGAAGCGGAGCTCGAGGTGGATCAGACCGATGTTCCACTCCTGCGCATCGGTCAGAAGGCCTCAGTCTTGATCGATGCTTTTCCTGATACTTCCTTCCCGGGAGTTGTCTCGGAGATTGGAAGCAGCCCCATCCAGGGTTTATCAGCCCTGGGAGGCTCAGCCACGGGTACGGACTACAAGGTCAAGGTTGCTCTCACCGAACACCCTGAACAACTCCGCCCGGGTCTCACCGTCACGGCTGACATCGAGACTGGCAGGCGAGAAAATGTCCTTGCCATCCCGATGGGGGCTCTGGTCCTCCGCGATGAAGAGGAGAAGAATCTGCCCGATGCGAAGGGAGAAGAGCGCCAGGCTACCGAGGCTGGAAAAATAGAATCGGTTGCCTCCCGCGCGCGGGATGTGGAGGGAGTTTATATTGTCGAGAATGGAAAGGCTGTCTTTCGCAAGGTCAAGACCGGGATCAAGGGGGAACTCGATGTTGAAGCACTGGAAGGTCTCAAGGAAGGTGAGGAGATTATAGTTGGTCCTTTCAGCGCGCTGCGTGAGCTGAAACCCGGGGATAAAATCACCGTGAACAATACTCTCGGAGCTGGGGAATCTAAGGAAGAATCGAAGTGATCACACTGGAGATGTTCCGGATCGCACTGGAGTCGATCCGTGCCCATAAGATGCGATCGTTCCTGAATCTGCTAGGGATCATCATCGCCGTCACGACGATCATTGCAGTGATCTCCGTGGTCAGCGGTTTGAACGAGTATGCTGCTAACATCATCAACCAGCTTGGACCGAATACATTCATCATCACAAAGTTCGGCATCATAACGAGCCGCGAGGAGTTCCTTCAGGCGATGAAGAGGAAGGATATCACGCTTGAAGATGTCGATGCAGTGCGCCGCCTCGTTCCGAAAGCAGTCCGTGTCTGTCCGCGTGTCTTTTCGCAACAGGCTGTTTATGCCGAGGGGAGCCGGCTTGCGGATACCTTCTTTGTGGGCACGGGACCGGAGATGCCCTGGATGGTGGGGATGGAGCTCGATGATGGGCGCTACTTCACGGATGTGGAAGATCGTGCGGCGCGCCCTGTCGCTGTGGTCGGCTGGGATGTGAAGGATCAACTTTTCCCCAATGTCGATCCGATCGGGCGCTTGATCAAGGTTTCCGGTAAGCCATTCCGGATCGTCGGTCTGTTAATCCGCCAGGGAAAAATCTTCGGTCAGAGTCAGGATCAGGTCGTTCTTGTTCCTTTCTCTTCGTATGAGAAAGCGATGGGAAAGAGCCGCAGCATCGATATCTTCGTTGAGGCCCCTGATTCGAATTCTATCCCTTCCGTCATGGAAGGTGTCCGAACGGTCATGCGCTCGAGGCGAGGAACTTCCTACCGCGATCCCGATCCTTTCGATATCATCGATGCAGAGGCTCTGCAGTCTTTCTGGCGGCAGATCACCTTCTTTGGATTCGCGCTTGTGATCTGGATTGCATCGATATCGCTCCTCGTTGGGGGCGTTGCCATTGCAAACACCATGTTCGCTTCGATCATGGAACGCACTCAGGAAATCGGCATCCGGAAAGCCATTGGCGCGAGGCGCCGAGACATCAGGCGCCAGTTCCTCTTTGAAGCCATGACATTGTCAACATTTGGAGGGATCGTGGGAATTGGTTTTGGCTGGATAGCCTCGAAGCTGGTGGAAGCTTACACCCCGTTTCCGGCGAGGGTTAGTCTCTTTCTCATGACGATAGGTCTTGTCGTGTCCGTTCTTTCAGGCCTCCTCGCCGGATGGGTTCCTGCTCTGAGAGCATCCCGCCTCGACCCTGTTGAAGCGATACGATCAGAATAAAATAAGACAATGACATTACGCAGACACCTGATGGCGAGATTCGAAAACGCCGCTTCGGCGTTCAGATACATGAACATGTACAAACTGCGATCCGCGCTGACATGCCTCGGGATCATTATCGGAGTTGCCACCGTCATCGTCATGGTTTCTCTGATTCAGGGGTTCAATCAACAGTTCATCGCTTCATTCCGGAGCTTTGGCGCCTATCTTGTACAGTTCCAGAAGCTCGAGGCAGATTTTGGTGGTCCTCCTCGGGAAGAGGAGCGGCTCCGTCCCAATCTGACTCTTGATGACGCTGAAGCGATACGACGATATGCCTGGGCAATCGCTTATGTCTCTCCCGAAAGATGGCATTTCAGTGATATAAATGTTCGTTACCGCGACCGGCGGGCGACAGGAGCGATTGTCGGCGGTGTTACGGCCGTGTATCCTGAGGCCAATAGCCACTTCGTTGGCCGGGGTCGGTTCTTCACACAGGGAGAAGAACTCCACTCAGCGCAGGTGGCGGTGATAGGCAAGGGAGTTGCCGAAGCTCTCTTCCCTCGATTGGATCCTCTGGGCAGGATGATCTCAATCAATGGCCGCCCCTTTGAGGTCATCGGCATATTTGAGCAGAAGGGCTCCTTCCTGGATCAGGGCGGTGCCGATCAACAGATGGTGATCCCGATGGGAATCTTTGACCAGATCTGGCCCGAAGCAAAGAAAGACTATGGATGTGTCATCGCCACGGTGCCGAAGAAGCCCGAGTGGGTTGAGCTGGCCATCGAGCAGGGGACACAGATTCTGCGAGACCGGCGGGGTCTGCGATTTGACCAGCCGAACAATTTTGCCATCCGGACTCCCGACCGGTATATCCGGACATTCCGTCAGGTCACAGGAGGAATCAGCACGGCGACTCTCGTCATTGCGGGGATCAGCCTGGTTATTGGCGGGGTGGGCGTGATGAACATCATGCTCATGAATGTGAAACAGCGCACTCGTGAGATCGGAATTCGTAAAGCTTTGGGTGCGAGGAGCCGAGACATCCTCCAGCAGTTCCTGACGGAGGCTGTCACTCTATCTCTGGCTGGCGGTGCGGCTGGAGTTATGGTTGGAATCGGGATAGCCCAGCTTGTGGGGTATGCAAGTCCCTTTCCGGCGAAGTTCTCGATTGAGGCGATCATGGCTGGACTTGGAGTATCGGTTCTGGTGGGTCTCTTCTTTGGAACTTACCCGGCCTGGAAAGCCTCACGCCTCAACCCGATTGAATCCCTCCGCTACGAATAAATCTGGTTTCTCAAGCTCTGAATCTTTGCTTGCCCGATTGCGTCATATTTTCATAAAACTCATTTGATCCCCAAGACGTTTCTCGCATTCCGGGAGGTCCATTGATCAAGCTCCTCAAAGGTGGAAGAAGGAAAAAGTTCCACCATCTTTTCTAAGACCAATTTCACCAGTTTTGGTTCATTCCTTCTCCCCCGGAAGGGTTCTGGTGTCAGATAGGGGCAATCGGTCTCAATCAGAATGGAATTGAGAGGAAGTTTCTTCACGACTCCGGCTGCTTTTGAATTTCGATAGGTCAGAGTTCCATTGAAGGCAAGATGGAATCCCAGTGAGAGGGCTTCCCTGGCGTCTTCCTCATCGCCGGAGAAGCAGTGAAGAATCCCAGATTTTTCTCTTTTGATGAAGTACTGCGAGAGGATTTCCAGTCCCCTTTTATAAGCATTTCGAATATGGATGACGATGGGGAGGTTGAGCCGCAGCGCTAACTCGATCTGCTCACGGAAAGCTTTCATCTGGCTCTCCTCGGAGGAGAGGTTGCGGTAGAAATCCAAACCGGCCTCACCGATGGCAACCACTTTTGGATGAGTGGCGAGTGTTTCAAGCTCCTTGAGCGCCTCCTCATTCCATCGGGAGGCGTTGTGAGGATGAAAGCCCACTGTGGCATAAATAGATTCGTAAGCATCTGCCAGAGCAATCGACTTCCGTGATGATTCCAGGTCTATCCCGATGTTGATGATGGCTTTGACACCTGATGAAAAAGCCTGCTCAATGACCTTTTCCCTGTCCTTTTCGAACTGAGGAAAGTCAAGATGTGCATGCGTATCTATCATAAGTCTACCAAATTATTCTAAGACAATGTAGACGTAGAGGAACTGGTCGATGATCTTACCATCTTGATGGCGCTTCGAAGCATGCGCCTTTCCAGCAAATATCCGGCTTTCTGCAATACCCGGCATGAAGCATGATTCCATTCAAATGGAAGGGCGTAAATGCGGGCAAGTTGGTGCTTCTTGATGGCATATTCGGTTACAGCCTTGAGTGCCTCCGTCATGATCCCGCGATTCCAGAACGGTTCGCCGAGCCAGTAACCTATCTCGGCTGAAACGCGCTCCACATCACGATGAAGACCGAAGGCAATGACTCCGGCTGCTTGGTCATCAACCACAATCGCAAACCGTGTCTCAGGTTCCATGGACAATGATTCCCTGATGATTCCATTTTTTAATAGTGAATGAATCATGCTTTCGTTGATGATTTAAATGCTTCTCGCAATACCCTGATTGTTTCTTCAATATGCTGTTCGTTGATGATTAAAGACGGCAGGAAACGTACCACATTCTGATTTGTGCAATTCACAAGTACGCCTTGTTCTCGTACAG from Acidobacteriota bacterium encodes the following:
- a CDS encoding aminotransferase class IV yields the protein MIESGKKTIYFFERGNPSPLGAALLPLSSNAVQYGMGLFETMRVYSSVVPFLDEHLERAERSMSILGLKCDLPREELKNTIYRSINESSIQEGSVKILFPVNDASFEISRYAVIVSGEIPYASDIHEQGGRAIILGWRKNSRSRLSGMKTFNYMENLLARMEANRKGFDEAILLNEKGNICEGAFSNLFFIKGKVIYTPSPGQGILSGITRGKVIRIASQSGFKIYEGKVAVSRIKDVHEAFMTSSLAEIISLVEIGKIRIGNGIPGEKTRTLHDLYRRAIHNEIMKINSTLRRQV
- a CDS encoding nucleotidyl transferase AbiEii/AbiGii toxin family protein; translated protein: MIQQNLLKEFGKLRDASFFYLTGGTALAEFYLGHRRSFDLDFFTSEKDLIIPFSRIVEENLSMQEYSFNIIRRFESFVELEVNREGEKIRLHLAYDSPFRFEEPHLSSLGVNVNDYKDLIVDKVLTFFGRWQQRDAVDLYFILQTRPIEELITIAKQKDPGFDLYWFSMALKEVDAFPDDIEKWPVDMLVKLDAGELKSRFLNLARDMMYKIKEENKDGKV
- a CDS encoding efflux RND transporter periplasmic adaptor subunit is translated as MKRRTKIIIGSIVVAIIAAVVIVSIQYSKPKGKQVRTTKVEKKNLTSLVTANGTIQARTKVELSANIMGQITELNVEEGMRVKKGDLLLVIDQTRYAAAVDSRRWGLKALEAELVRSREATAQARRDLERIERQFHEKIIPEAEYDRAKSLYDQNMATEERVERQVAQAKAELAAAEDELTKTEIRAPMDGIVTRRNVERGEVVVTGTMNNPGTVLMTISDMASVEAELEVDQTDVPLLRIGQKASVLIDAFPDTSFPGVVSEIGSSPIQGLSALGGSATGTDYKVKVALTEHPEQLRPGLTVTADIETGRRENVLAIPMGALVLRDEEEKNLPDAKGEERQATEAGKIESVASRARDVEGVYIVENGKAVFRKVKTGIKGELDVEALEGLKEGEEIIVGPFSALRELKPGDKITVNNTLGAGESKEESK
- a CDS encoding ABC transporter permease, yielding MITLEMFRIALESIRAHKMRSFLNLLGIIIAVTTIIAVISVVSGLNEYAANIINQLGPNTFIITKFGIITSREEFLQAMKRKDITLEDVDAVRRLVPKAVRVCPRVFSQQAVYAEGSRLADTFFVGTGPEMPWMVGMELDDGRYFTDVEDRAARPVAVVGWDVKDQLFPNVDPIGRLIKVSGKPFRIVGLLIRQGKIFGQSQDQVVLVPFSSYEKAMGKSRSIDIFVEAPDSNSIPSVMEGVRTVMRSRRGTSYRDPDPFDIIDAEALQSFWRQITFFGFALVIWIASISLLVGGVAIANTMFASIMERTQEIGIRKAIGARRRDIRRQFLFEAMTLSTFGGIVGIGFGWIASKLVEAYTPFPARVSLFLMTIGLVVSVLSGLLAGWVPALRASRLDPVEAIRSE
- a CDS encoding ABC transporter permease, which translates into the protein MARFENAASAFRYMNMYKLRSALTCLGIIIGVATVIVMVSLIQGFNQQFIASFRSFGAYLVQFQKLEADFGGPPREEERLRPNLTLDDAEAIRRYAWAIAYVSPERWHFSDINVRYRDRRATGAIVGGVTAVYPEANSHFVGRGRFFTQGEELHSAQVAVIGKGVAEALFPRLDPLGRMISINGRPFEVIGIFEQKGSFLDQGGADQQMVIPMGIFDQIWPEAKKDYGCVIATVPKKPEWVELAIEQGTQILRDRRGLRFDQPNNFAIRTPDRYIRTFRQVTGGISTATLVIAGISLVIGGVGVMNIMLMNVKQRTREIGIRKALGARSRDILQQFLTEAVTLSLAGGAAGVMVGIGIAQLVGYASPFPAKFSIEAIMAGLGVSVLVGLFFGTYPAWKASRLNPIESLRYE
- a CDS encoding TatD family hydrolase gives rise to the protein MIDTHAHLDFPQFEKDREKVIEQAFSSGVKAIINIGIDLESSRKSIALADAYESIYATVGFHPHNASRWNEEALKELETLATHPKVVAIGEAGLDFYRNLSSEESQMKAFREQIELALRLNLPIVIHIRNAYKRGLEILSQYFIKREKSGILHCFSGDEEDAREALSLGFHLAFNGTLTYRNSKAAGVVKKLPLNSILIETDCPYLTPEPFRGRRNEPKLVKLVLEKMVELFPSSTFEELDQWTSRNARNVLGIK
- a CDS encoding GNAT family N-acetyltransferase, whose product is MEPETRFAIVVDDQAAGVIAFGLHRDVERVSAEIGYWLGEPFWNRGIMTEALKAVTEYAIKKHQLARIYALPFEWNHASCRVLQKAGYLLERRMLRSAIKMVRSSTSSSTSTLS